The genomic window TCGCCGAGCTGGCACAAGAGAAAAACGCCGAAAACGTCGTTCTGCTGCATGTTACCGAACTTTGTTCCTATACCGATGCCATCGTGATATGCCACGGTCGTTCCACGCGGCAGGTGCAGACGATCATCCAACATATTCGAACCGAAATGAAACAGGCCGGGGAGCAGCCGTTCGCATCCGAAGGTGAACTCGAAGGTATGTGGGCGCTGATCGATTTCGGCGACGTGCTCGTACACGTCTTTTTCGAGTCGATGCGGCCCTATTACGACCTGGAAGGCATCTACCCCGACGCGCCGCAGATTGACATCACGTCAACGGCGGCGCAGGTTTAGGCACGTCCAGAACGCCCGATGACGGCGCGACCAAGCCCCTCCCGAGCTGCGGTCCGCGTCGAGGGAATATGCTTCGAACACGCAGAAATCCGTGGAGAAACATGCGATGAAGTACCCGATTTCCCCCCGACTTCAATTGATCCGCGAACTCGCCCACCGTGAAGGCGGCGCCGGTAAAGTCGTACTGCTGGTGTACGACGGCCTCGGCGGCATCCCCAATAACGCGGCCGGGCAAACCGAGCTCGAAGCTGCCGAAACTCCAAACCTCGACCGCCTCGCGGCCGCCGGCAGCCTCGCGGTGCACGATCCGATCGGACCCGGCTTCACACCCGGCTCGGGAATCGCCCACTTGTCGCTGTTCGGGCATGATCCACAGGTCTACGAAATCGGCCGCGGTGTGTTGGCCAACTTCGGCGCGCGCTGCTTCGAACCTAAAGTGATGCAAGTGGGCGAAGTAGCCGCCCGCATCAATTTCTGCACCGTTGAAGAACAAGACGGCGGCTTGATCGTCCTCGACCGCCGCGCCGGACGCATCGGCGACGGCCCCGCGGCGAAACTCATCGCCCTGCTGAACGAGCGCGTCAACATCGAAGGCGTCGATTTCCGCTTCTTTCACAGCAAGGAATATCGCGGCGTGCTGCACCTGCGCGGCGAAGGGTGGTCGGGCGAACTGATCGACACCGACCCACAGGCTACGGGCGTGGCGCCGCATCAACCGGCGCCGGTTCCCGAAGCGAAAGACGACGCGGCGGCGCAAAAGACGGCGCAGGTCGTCGCGGAAATTCTGCGTCAGGCCCGGGAGGCGCTCCAGGAACTGCACCCGGCGAATTTCATCCTGACGCGCGGCTTCGACACCTACCACAAGCTGCCCGATTTCCCGGCCATCACCGGCATGAAATCGGTGGCCGTCGCGGCGTATCCGGACTACCGCGGCGTGGCCCGCTTGCTGCACATGGCCGTGGCCGAAACGGCGGAGGACGTGGTCAACCGCGAGCGTGAGCCCGGCGACAAGTTGGAGATCAGCGTCGAGTCGGAATTCGACACGATCGAGCGCGTCTGGAACGATTACGACTTCTTCTTCGTGCACATCAAAAAGACCGACAGCTACGGCGAAGACGGCAATTTCGACGCCAAGGTCAAGGTGATCGAGCAAGTCGACGCGCTCATCCCGCGCATCGAAAAACTCGGCCCGGCAGTGATCTGCGTCACCGGCGACCACTCCACGCCCACCGCCATGAAAGCGCACAGCTTCCACCCGGTGCCCGTGCTTTTCGCCGGGGAGTTGGTCATCCCCGACGACCAGGACAGCTTCGGCGAGCGGGCTTGTGCGCGGGGCGGCCACGGCCGCGTTCACGGCACCGACCTGCTGCCGCTGATGATGGCCTACGCCGGGCGGCTCAAGAAACAGGGCGCGTGAGAAAAGCGTCGTGCTCGATACGCTGCTGACCACCCGCGTGCCCTTGTGGCGGCGGCTGCGTCGCGGCGCGGTCAGGATGGTGTTCCCCGATCTTTGTCCCTGGTGCCGCCGGCCGCTGGCGCCCGGCGATTCGTTCCTGGGTTGCGCGGCGTGTTTGGAACGGATTGACCTCATTCGCGAGCCTTACTGCCACCGCTGCGGCCTGCCCGTCGAGAAGGCCGTCATGCCGTTCACCTGCTCCCGGTGCCTGGAAGACCCGCCGCATTTCGACCGCCTCCGGGGCGTGGTGGTGTACGAAGGTGTGGTGGCGACCGCGATCCAGAAACTCAAATACGAGCGAAATCTGTCGGCCGTCCACGCCCTGGCCCGCGTGCTCTACCACGTAGCCGACCTGGGCCTGCGTTGGCACCGGTACGACGCTGTGGTGCCCGTGCCGCTTTTTCCCAAGCGGTATCGGCAGCGGTGGTTCAATCAATCGATCATCCTGACCACGGCGCTGCCCAACGCCGAACACCTGGTCCTGCGGCCCGGTTGGCTGCGGCGCGTGCGCGACACGCCCCGCCAAGCCACGTTGACCCAAACGCAGCGGCGGCAAAACCTAAAGGGCGCGTTCGCCGCCAAAGCCGACATGAGCGGCTTGAAGATACTGCTCGTCGACGACGTCTCCACGACCGGCGCGACCATCGACGAATGCGCCAAAGCCTGCAAATCGGCGGGCGCGGCGATTGTCGATGCCGCTTGCGTCGCGCGGGCGACGGTGTGATACGATAATCGTTCCGAGGCGGATCACCTGCATGCGAGGCAACTGATGATCGATCCCGAATACCTGCAATCGTTACCGAAGTGGGCCGCGCGCCTGGCTCGCGAGTACGCGACGCACACGATCAGCCAGTTCATTTTGCACGGCAACGTGCGCGACCTGGCGCCCTTGCGGCTCGCGGGCAAAACCGAGTTTTTGAATCTTCGCACCTTTCTCGATCGCAGCTTGTTTGCGGGGCGCGATTTCGTGCTTCATTACGATCGCGCCGCGGGCCTGACGTTCGTCGACAACGAGACGGCCAACGACTTCGCGCGCTTCATGCAGGCCTATCAATCGGTGCACGGCAAAAGCGGCAACGTCATCCAGGTTCCGAAGGAGCCGGCGAAGCTTTTTCCGCTCATCGATCGTTATCTCCGCACACGCGTTGCCGAACGCAAAAGCCTGGCGCTCATTATCGAGTTCGCCGAATTGATCGCCCCGCATCAAGAAGGCGGGTACATTTCCGAAAGCGACCGCGCCACGATCATCTATCTGCGCAATTGGGCCGAGGACCCGTCGTTCCTGCAGGCCGACGTCACCTTCTGCCTGATTACCGAACACGTTTCGAAACTGCACCAAGACATCGTGCGCAATCCCTATTCGGCGCCAGTGGCCATCGGCCTGCCCGACTTTCAGGAACGGCGGGAACTCATCGAACATCAGACCGTCACGCGCAACTGGGACAAGTTCTCGGATATCAGCCTCGACGGCGCAGCCGAGCTGACCGGCGGGCTCTCGCACGTGCATATCCAGCAGATCATCGCCGAGGCCACGCGTCACACCGGGCGGTTGACGGTGGAGAATCTCCTGCGGCGTAAAAAGCAATTGGTCGAGGCGGAGTGTTACGGGCTGATCGAATTCGTCAAATCCGATTTCACGCTGGACATGGTCGCCGGCGCGACCGAAGCCGTCGCCGAACTGCGCACCGCCTCCCGCCTGCTGCGCGAGGGGCATCTCGACGTACTGCCGATGGGCTACCTGATCTGCGGTCCGGTCGGCACCGGCAAGACCTTCCTCGTGACCTGCTTCACCGGCGAAGTGGGCATTCCCTGCGTGCGCTTGCTCAACATTCGCAGCCAGTGGCAGGGCGTCACCGAAGCGAACCTGCAAAAGTTGTTGGGCATCTTCCGCGAAATGGGGCCGATGGGCGTGATCATCGACGAAGCCGACACCTGGATCGGCGACCGCGACGCCGAGGGTGACAGCGGCACTTCGAGCCGCATC from Candidatus Lernaella stagnicola includes these protein-coding regions:
- the rsfS gene encoding ribosome silencing factor, with the protein product MEFIDKARRVAELAQEKNAENVVLLHVTELCSYTDAIVICHGRSTRQVQTIIQHIRTEMKQAGEQPFASEGELEGMWALIDFGDVLVHVFFESMRPYYDLEGIYPDAPQIDITSTAAQV
- a CDS encoding ComF family protein; this encodes MLDTLLTTRVPLWRRLRRGAVRMVFPDLCPWCRRPLAPGDSFLGCAACLERIDLIREPYCHRCGLPVEKAVMPFTCSRCLEDPPHFDRLRGVVVYEGVVATAIQKLKYERNLSAVHALARVLYHVADLGLRWHRYDAVVPVPLFPKRYRQRWFNQSIILTTALPNAEHLVLRPGWLRRVRDTPRQATLTQTQRRQNLKGAFAAKADMSGLKILLVDDVSTTGATIDECAKACKSAGAAIVDAACVARATV
- a CDS encoding AAA family ATPase, with the translated sequence MIDPEYLQSLPKWAARLAREYATHTISQFILHGNVRDLAPLRLAGKTEFLNLRTFLDRSLFAGRDFVLHYDRAAGLTFVDNETANDFARFMQAYQSVHGKSGNVIQVPKEPAKLFPLIDRYLRTRVAERKSLALIIEFAELIAPHQEGGYISESDRATIIYLRNWAEDPSFLQADVTFCLITEHVSKLHQDIVRNPYSAPVAIGLPDFQERRELIEHQTVTRNWDKFSDISLDGAAELTGGLSHVHIQQIIAEATRHTGRLTVENLLRRKKQLVEAECYGLIEFVKSDFTLDMVAGATEAVAELRTASRLLREGHLDVLPMGYLICGPVGTGKTFLVTCFTGEVGIPCVRLLNIRSQWQGVTEANLQKLLGIFREMGPMGVIIDEADTWIGDRDAEGDSGTSSRIFGTIAAFMSDTTLRGRVLWFLMTARPDLLPVDIKRQGRAEEHIPLFHPETPEDREALFKVFLKKNHIKTRVRGIEREYQAAGAPHLSGADIEAVCIRAKRLAAARGEESVLAKDIETAFRQFIPPVYAEEIEYQTIAAVMECTNRDLLPEAYRTKPREELTRRLRELKRFVN